From the genome of Mycoplasma crocodyli MP145:
CATTTACTTTATTTGACTATTTACCAAACGATACGATAATTTTTCTTGATGAATCACACATGATGATTCCTCAACTACATGGAATGTATAAAGGAGATCGAGCAAGAAAAGAAACTTTAGTTAATTATGGTTTTAGACTACCTAGCGCTCTAGAAAATAGACCTCTTAAATTCCATGAATTTGAACAAGCATTTGATTTTCAAAAAATTTATATATCTGCCACACCTAATGAATATGAAATCGATCAATCACAAGGACTTGTCACAAAACTTTATGTAAGACCAACTGGTTTATTAGATCCGATTTTAGAAATGAGACCAACCAAGAATCAAATTGAAGATATTTTTGATGAGATAAAAATTCAAAATGATAAAAATCAAAGAACAATTGTTTTAACAACTACAAAAAGAAGCGCTGAAGAATTATCTTCTTATATGCAAAAAAGAAATATTAAATCTGCATATATTCATTCTGAATACGACACATTCAAACGTAATGAAATACTTAGAAAATTAAGAAAAGGGATTTATGATGTTGTTATCGGAATAAACTTATTAAGGGAAGGAATTGACTTACCAGAAGTTTCTCTTGTTGTTGTTTTAGATGCTGATAAGGAAGGATTTATGAGAAATAGATCAAGTCTTATCCAGATTGCTGGACGTGCAGCCAGAAACAAAGATGGTAGAGTTATTTTTTATGCGGATGTTGAAACAAAAAGTTTAAAAGCAACTTTTGAAGACAACAAAGAAAAACGAGAATTACAAATTGCATATAACAAAAAACACAATATTACACCACAAACAATATATAAAGAAATAGCAGAACCTATTCAAGGACACGATATCGACAACGCGCTTGAAGCAGTATTGGCAAAAGATAAAAAAATTACCAAACAAGATAAAGAAGAACTGATCAAAAAAATCAAGGTTCAAATGAAACAAGCGGCCAAAGATCTTGATTATGAAAGAGCAATTGAACTTAGAGATTTAATAATTGAAATAGAAAAAAGTTAAAAAATGCTTTTTTTCTATTTTTTTCTTAACATTTTATACTTTTTGTTAGAATTATACTAAAAGGGAGGTGAAAATGTACTACACATTAAGCGAAATTAAAGAAAATAAGGATATTATCAATGATTTAACACTTGATATTTATGATATATTTGCTGATTTAAAAAAAATGTTAAGTTTTTTTAAATATGAAGAAGGTGCTTTAGAAGAAGAAATAAAAAACTTTAAACTCGACAATAACTCAAGCATGGTTAGGGAAAATTTAGAAAGGTTTTCAGTTCTTTTATCATATTTATTATTTAAATATGGCAAGACAAATAAAACTTTTTCACAAGAATTAAATAAATATGTAGAATTAGTAAAAAGTACTACTAATTTAAAAGAATTTTATGAAGAAGTTTATTTACAATATGGAGCAAGAGATGTAATGAAATTAATGTCTCAAATATTTAACTTATTTAAGTTAGATGGAACTTCAAAAGATCTTTTAGTGTTACTTGAGTTTAATTTATTTGATGATCAAATAATTAAAAAATTAGATAATACAACTTTTCAATTTCATCCATTTAATGGATGTGATGCTCCGTTGTAAGAGGTAAAAAATGGAAAAAGATCTACAAAATAAATTAATTGTAAAAGGTGCTAGAGAAAATAATTTAAAAGACGTTTCACTCACTATACCTAAAAATAAGTTAGTTGTTTTTACAGGATTAAGTGGCTCGGGAAAGTCATCTTTAGCATTTAATACGATTTATGAAGAAGGTAGAAGAAGATATGTAGACAGCTTAAGTTCATATGCCAGAATGTTTTTAGGTGGAACTTCTAAACCTGATGTAGATAGTATAGAAGGATTATCTCCTGCTATATCAATTGAGCAAAAGACAGTTCATAATAATCCACGTTCAACCGTTGGAACAGTTACTGAAATATATGATTATTTTAGACTTTTATTTGCAAGAATTGGTAAGCCTTTTTGCCCTAAACATAACATACAAGTATCTGGTCAAACAACAAAAGATATTATTGATTCTATTTATCAAAATAAGCCAAATTCAAAACTTATTTTATATGCACCATTAGTTGATGGAGAAAAAGGAACACATCAAAATTTACTTTCAAAATTAAAACAAGAAGGTTATATAAGGGTAAAAATTGATGACAAAATATATACTTTAGATGATCAAATTGATCTTGATAAAAATCAACGTCACAGTATTGATTTAATGATTATAAGAGCAGCATTAACAGAAGAAAAATATTCAGAAATTGCTGAAGCTGTTGATATATGTATTGAAAAATCTGGTGGTAATGTTAAAGTTGAAAACATTGATACTAATGAAATAAAAATGTATTCAAAAAACTATAGTTGCATATATAAAGATTTTGAAATGCCTAAAATTGAAACTAAGCTTTTTTCATTTAACTCTCCTTATGGGATGTGCGAAAATTGCAAAGGTCTTGGTGTAGAATTTAAACCTGATTTTAACACATTAGTTCCTAATAAACAATTAAGTATTAAAGAAGGTGCAATAATTTATTTTAAAAATATGATTAATACATTAAATATAGAATGGCAAGAATTTGAATTATTACTTAATAAATTTAGCATTCCTATTGATGTTCCAATTAATGAATTGACTAAATCGCAAATCGACATTTTAAAACACGGTTCAGAAGAAGAAATAGATTTTGCAATTAAAACTTCAAGTGGTAATACATTAAGAAGAACAAAAAAATTAGATGGAATTCTAACAAAAATTGAAAGACAATATTACGATACAAGTAGTGAAAGAGTAAGAGATTATATTAAACAATACATGGGGACTTTTGATTGTTCAGTGTGCAAGGGTTCAAGATTAAATAAATATGCTTTAGCTGTTAAAATAGATGAAAAGAATATTTTTGATTTTTCTAATTTATCAGTTTCTGATGCACTTTTAATATTAGAAAAATCAAAATTAAGTGAACAAGAAAAGAATATATCTCACTTGATAATAGATGAATTAGTAAATAGATTAAACTTTTTAAAAAATGTTGGATTAGAATATTTAACACTATCAAGAAATGCTGAAACACTTTCCGGAGGTGAAGCACAAAGAATAAGATTAGCTACTCAAATTGGTTCAAAACTAACTGGAGTTCTTTATGTTTTGGACGAACCTTCAATAGGGTTACACCAAAAAGATAACTTAAAATTAATTGACACATTAAGAAAAATGGTTGATTTAGGAAATACACTAATTGTTGTTGAGCATGATGAAGAAACAATTTTTTCAGCAGATCATATAGTTGATATCGGACCTGAAGCAGGACTTCATGGAGGTCAAATTATTGCTCAAGGAACAGTGGATGATATTTGTAAAAGTTCTGAATCAATAACAGGAAAATATTTATCTAAAGAATGAGAAATTCCAATTCCTTCATTTAGAAGAAGTGGAAATGGAAAAAAATTAATCATTAAAGGTGCACGTGAAAATAATTTAAAAGATATTGATGTAACTATTCCTCTCGGGAAACTAGTTGGTGTAACTGGAGTTAGCGGTTCAGGAAAATCAACTTTAGTAAATACTATTTTAGTAAATGAATTAAACGGTTCTGAAAATAATCCATTTAGCATTTCGTTTAAATCAAGTGTTAAAAAAGCTGATTATGATTCTGTTTCAGGTCTTTTTGATGTAGATAAAGTTATTCAAATTAACCAAAGCCCAATAGGGAGAACACCTCGTTCTAATCCGGCTACGTATACGGGAGTTTTTGATGAAATAAGAGATATTTTTGCAGCCGCAAACGAATCAAGAACAAGAGGATATTCGAAAGGAAGATTTAGTTTCAAT
Proteins encoded in this window:
- the uvrB gene encoding excinuclease ABC subunit UvrB, which produces MSIYQLRANYKPSGDQPRAIQELSEGVAEGLKHQVLEGVTGSGKTFTIANVIQNFDRPVLVLSHNKTLASQLYSELKSFFPHNAVEYFVSYFDYYRPEAYIPTSDTYIEKTSKTNQDIELLRMSTINSLLRRRDTIVVASVSSIYGALNPQEYQKGIFEIFKGMDFNFKEFLRTLIKIKYDRNDIDNPPATFAVRGDTVFISPADSDEFLLRIDFFGDTIEAIYKVDKVTKNIIKEFKVYAIYPGEAYTVENSIFDKILPMIQEELNQRIKYFNENNKLLEAQRISERVKNDMDEMAEYGFCGGIENYTMYLDGRDFNQRPFTLFDYLPNDTIIFLDESHMMIPQLHGMYKGDRARKETLVNYGFRLPSALENRPLKFHEFEQAFDFQKIYISATPNEYEIDQSQGLVTKLYVRPTGLLDPILEMRPTKNQIEDIFDEIKIQNDKNQRTIVLTTTKRSAEELSSYMQKRNIKSAYIHSEYDTFKRNEILRKLRKGIYDVVIGINLLREGIDLPEVSLVVVLDADKEGFMRNRSSLIQIAGRAARNKDGRVIFYADVETKSLKATFEDNKEKRELQIAYNKKHNITPQTIYKEIAEPIQGHDIDNALEAVLAKDKKITKQDKEELIKKIKVQMKQAAKDLDYERAIELRDLIIEIEKS
- the uvrA gene encoding excinuclease ABC subunit UvrA, which encodes MEKDLQNKLIVKGARENNLKDVSLTIPKNKLVVFTGLSGSGKSSLAFNTIYEEGRRRYVDSLSSYARMFLGGTSKPDVDSIEGLSPAISIEQKTVHNNPRSTVGTVTEIYDYFRLLFARIGKPFCPKHNIQVSGQTTKDIIDSIYQNKPNSKLILYAPLVDGEKGTHQNLLSKLKQEGYIRVKIDDKIYTLDDQIDLDKNQRHSIDLMIIRAALTEEKYSEIAEAVDICIEKSGGNVKVENIDTNEIKMYSKNYSCIYKDFEMPKIETKLFSFNSPYGMCENCKGLGVEFKPDFNTLVPNKQLSIKEGAIIYFKNMINTLNIEWQEFELLLNKFSIPIDVPINELTKSQIDILKHGSEEEIDFAIKTSSGNTLRRTKKLDGILTKIERQYYDTSSERVRDYIKQYMGTFDCSVCKGSRLNKYALAVKIDEKNIFDFSNLSVSDALLILEKSKLSEQEKNISHLIIDELVNRLNFLKNVGLEYLTLSRNAETLSGGEAQRIRLATQIGSKLTGVLYVLDEPSIGLHQKDNLKLIDTLRKMVDLGNTLIVVEHDEETIFSADHIVDIGPEAGLHGGQIIAQGTVDDICKSSESITGKYLSKEWEIPIPSFRRSGNGKKLIIKGARENNLKDIDVTIPLGKLVGVTGVSGSGKSTLVNTILVNELNGSENNPFSISFKSSVKKADYDSVSGLFDVDKVIQINQSPIGRTPRSNPATYTGVFDEIRDIFAAANESRTRGYSKGRFSFNVPGGRCEKCQGDGLIKIEMHFLPDVYINCDQCDGKRYNRETLEIKYHNKNIYDVLNLSVEEALDVFKNKAKIMVKLQTLFDVGLGYIKLGQNSTTLSGGEAQRVKLAAHLQKKPTGKTLFVLDEPTTGLHTHDVKKLIKILNRIVDNGDSVLVIEHNLDIIKCCDHIIDLGPDGGINGGRVVASGTPEQVAQNPNSYTGQFLAKILP